A part of Paenibacillus sp. IHBB 10380 genomic DNA contains:
- a CDS encoding pseudouridine synthase: MERLQKILAQAGIASRRKCEELIVAGKVEVNGETVTTLGTKADPDQDIITVAGKPIKNEKKVYVVMNKPKGVITSASDPEGRKVVSDYLKGIHERVYPVGRLDYDTEGLLLLTNDGEFANLLTHPKHHVPKTYMATVKGVPHGSELDKLKAGIMLEDGMTAPADVEYKDIDTAKNESVISITIHEGRNRQVRRMFEAISHPVIKLKRIAFGELLLHNLKRGLYRHLTKDEVNDLLQLAKSPKPAKKKR, from the coding sequence ATGGAAAGATTACAGAAAATATTGGCACAAGCAGGAATCGCATCAAGACGTAAATGTGAAGAATTAATCGTAGCAGGTAAAGTGGAAGTTAACGGGGAAACCGTAACTACGTTAGGAACCAAAGCGGATCCCGACCAAGATATTATTACCGTAGCTGGCAAGCCGATTAAGAATGAGAAAAAAGTATACGTCGTTATGAACAAACCTAAAGGGGTTATTACCAGTGCATCAGACCCTGAGGGACGTAAAGTTGTATCTGATTATTTAAAAGGAATTCATGAGAGAGTATATCCAGTCGGTAGACTTGATTACGATACAGAAGGATTACTACTTCTCACAAATGACGGAGAATTTGCTAATCTTCTTACACATCCCAAACATCATGTGCCAAAAACATATATGGCAACGGTAAAAGGTGTACCGCATGGCAGTGAGCTGGACAAGCTGAAGGCGGGTATTATGCTGGAGGACGGTATGACAGCACCTGCGGATGTTGAATACAAGGATATTGACACAGCTAAGAATGAATCTGTTATTTCCATCACAATCCATGAAGGACGTAACCGCCAGGTTCGCCGCATGTTTGAAGCTATTTCACATCCCGTTATTAAGTTGAAACGGATCGCATTTGGTGAACTATTGCTTCATAATTTGAAGCGGGGTTTGTATCGTCATCTCACAAAAGATGAAGTGAACGATTTATTACAATTAGCCAAATCTCCTAAGCCCGCAAAAAAGAAACGATAA
- the glpK gene encoding glycerol kinase GlpK codes for MSKPYILALDQGTTSSRAIIFDDKANAVSQGQSIIKQSYPSPGRVEHDGKEIWESQLFAAREALRAGGISADQISSIGITNQRETTILWDRVSGEPIHPAIVWQDRRTATLCEELKARGLGPMVANKTGLLIDAYFSATKIVWLLDHVPGARDMAEKGQLLAGTMDTWMIWKLTSGKVHATDVTNASRTMLFNLETRSWDEELLLELNIPRSLLPTVHMSGYHFGDTDPQWFDGVAIPIHSVLGDQQAALFGHTCLEAGSAKNTYGTGCFILMNTGNERVTSVHGLLTTVAWGIGEDMYYALEGSVFVAGAAVQWLEEGLGLIQEPAHSEEVALEVSSSDGVVVVPAFTGLGAPYWDMYARGAIFGLTRGTTANHVVRATLESLAYQSRDVINAMEKDAGMPLQELRVDGGAVSNNLLMQFQADVLGVEVIRTHHTETTALGAALLAGLVSGVWTKEQLKDFNAAEKSFAPLMEEAERERLYLIWQDAVRRTMGWEQHKIQD; via the coding sequence ATGAGTAAACCTTATATTCTAGCTCTTGATCAGGGTACAACAAGTTCACGGGCCATTATATTTGACGATAAAGCCAATGCAGTATCACAAGGACAGAGCATAATCAAGCAGAGTTATCCTTCTCCGGGACGGGTTGAACATGATGGTAAAGAAATATGGGAATCCCAATTGTTCGCAGCGAGGGAGGCTTTGCGTGCAGGTGGAATTTCAGCAGATCAGATTAGTTCGATAGGAATTACGAACCAACGTGAGACGACTATCCTATGGGATCGTGTTAGTGGGGAGCCTATTCATCCCGCTATTGTATGGCAAGATCGACGTACAGCCACGCTCTGTGAGGAGTTAAAAGCTCGAGGTCTTGGACCGATGGTGGCGAACAAGACAGGTCTACTCATTGACGCCTATTTCTCAGCCACCAAAATCGTCTGGCTTCTTGATCATGTTCCAGGAGCAAGGGATATGGCTGAGAAGGGTCAATTATTGGCGGGAACTATGGATACATGGATGATATGGAAGCTGACCAGTGGCAAGGTACATGCAACAGATGTTACGAATGCATCCAGAACGATGTTGTTCAATTTAGAGACTAGAAGCTGGGATGAAGAGTTACTGTTGGAGTTAAATATTCCTCGTTCTCTACTTCCTACGGTTCATATGTCGGGGTACCATTTTGGTGATACAGATCCCCAATGGTTCGATGGTGTGGCTATCCCTATCCATTCCGTTCTTGGAGATCAACAAGCTGCTTTATTTGGTCATACCTGTCTCGAAGCAGGGAGTGCCAAGAATACTTATGGAACCGGTTGCTTTATATTAATGAACACAGGTAATGAACGGGTAACATCTGTTCATGGACTCCTTACAACAGTAGCTTGGGGCATAGGTGAAGACATGTATTATGCACTAGAAGGTAGTGTATTCGTAGCAGGTGCTGCTGTTCAATGGTTGGAAGAAGGTCTGGGTCTAATTCAAGAGCCTGCACATTCCGAAGAGGTGGCACTTGAAGTGTCTAGTAGTGATGGCGTAGTGGTAGTACCTGCATTTACAGGTCTAGGAGCCCCTTATTGGGATATGTATGCTCGGGGAGCTATATTTGGACTTACTAGGGGGACCACTGCTAATCACGTTGTACGTGCGACCCTAGAGTCACTTGCGTATCAATCTAGAGATGTCATCAATGCGATGGAGAAAGACGCAGGGATGCCGCTTCAAGAGCTTCGTGTGGATGGAGGAGCTGTTTCTAACAATTTGTTAATGCAGTTTCAAGCCGATGTTCTTGGTGTGGAGGTTATACGTACTCATCATACGGAAACGACAGCACTAGGTGCGGCTCTGCTGGCGGGCTTGGTTAGTGGAGTATGGACGAAAGAACAGCTAAAGGATTTCAATGCGGCTGAGAAGTCTTTTGCGCCACTCATGGAAGAGGCAGAGCGGGAACGTTTATATCTCATATGGCAGGATGCCGTACGCCGGACGATGGGCTGGGAACAGCATAAGATACAAGATTAG
- the resB gene encoding cytochrome c biogenesis protein ResB, protein MIDDLVSFQNTKCDCGHQNPVGTVLCEACGKPLAEEDLKSQEVLEMRYDGMARRSQRSNPNIIDRIWNFFSSVKIAVYMIIFTLVGSMLGSIFPQESTFLNIDPSTYYPDTYGTAGIIYYKLGLSHTYESWWFVSLLVMIGASLVICSLDRVLPLYKALSKQKIRKHIQFLTRQKVVLQTPIEGDPEAWVQNVVAPLKKRGYRVHTEGSALLAEKYRFSRWGPYVLHIGLIIFLLAVLARGLPGLHMDQHMAFPEGEIKHITNTSLYLKNEKFIVEYYTEDDLPDEFKGKGKILPKLFQTQAVLYECTSECNDVTKEPVLKEVERHNIQVNDALNYKGLKAYQFDYDVTPILRSITPTLIDKTTGKEYGNFKLDIKNPERKYEVGDYTLELKEKYMDFGLNDQGVPVTLSPDPKAPAFLFLIKGPGLPTEGVQYFYFPKQIDKERFQQNQINTKLGGQNYSFELDVKGMENVDFAMSTSYLNIRVDKAMPFIWVGAAIVMLGLVMGFYWQHRRIWLRIDDGLLTLGAHTNKNWFGIRREVCTVLQKVNLEVDEKSLENGGNQA, encoded by the coding sequence ATGATTGATGATTTGGTATCTTTTCAGAATACGAAATGTGATTGTGGCCATCAGAACCCTGTTGGAACAGTGTTGTGTGAAGCTTGTGGTAAGCCGCTAGCTGAAGAAGATCTGAAATCGCAAGAAGTATTAGAAATGAGATATGACGGGATGGCTCGGCGTTCCCAACGTTCTAATCCCAATATAATTGATCGGATTTGGAATTTTTTCTCCTCGGTTAAGATCGCAGTATACATGATTATATTCACCCTAGTAGGTTCGATGCTAGGCAGCATTTTTCCGCAAGAAAGTACGTTCTTAAACATCGATCCATCAACTTATTATCCTGATACATACGGTACGGCAGGGATAATCTATTACAAGTTAGGTCTGTCTCACACATATGAATCATGGTGGTTCGTATCTTTGTTAGTCATGATCGGAGCTTCACTCGTTATTTGTAGCTTGGATCGTGTACTTCCACTGTACAAGGCACTTTCTAAACAAAAAATACGCAAACATATTCAATTTCTAACGCGTCAAAAGGTTGTGCTCCAAACTCCAATTGAAGGAGATCCCGAAGCGTGGGTACAGAATGTGGTGGCTCCGCTTAAGAAAAGAGGGTATCGAGTTCATACGGAGGGCTCTGCGCTGCTTGCTGAGAAATACCGATTCAGCCGCTGGGGTCCCTATGTCCTTCATATAGGTCTAATTATATTTCTATTGGCTGTACTAGCAAGAGGGCTCCCAGGTCTGCATATGGATCAGCATATGGCTTTCCCTGAAGGGGAAATTAAGCATATCACCAATACATCCTTATATTTAAAGAATGAGAAATTCATCGTTGAGTATTACACGGAGGATGATCTTCCTGATGAATTTAAGGGTAAAGGAAAAATATTACCTAAGCTATTTCAAACTCAGGCTGTACTTTATGAATGTACATCAGAATGTAATGATGTGACTAAGGAACCTGTTCTGAAGGAAGTGGAACGTCACAATATCCAAGTTAATGATGCATTAAATTATAAAGGTCTCAAAGCTTATCAGTTTGATTATGATGTCACTCCGATTCTAAGGTCTATAACTCCAACACTTATTGATAAGACAACAGGTAAGGAATATGGCAACTTCAAATTGGATATTAAAAACCCAGAGCGTAAATACGAGGTGGGTGATTATACCCTTGAACTGAAAGAGAAATATATGGATTTTGGATTGAATGATCAAGGCGTGCCTGTTACTTTATCCCCTGATCCTAAAGCACCAGCCTTTCTATTTCTAATTAAGGGACCGGGTTTACCAACTGAAGGTGTACAATATTTCTATTTTCCTAAACAAATCGATAAAGAGCGCTTTCAGCAGAATCAGATCAACACGAAACTAGGCGGACAAAATTACTCGTTTGAATTAGATGTAAAAGGGATGGAGAATGTCGATTTCGCCATGTCTACCTCATATTTGAACATTAGAGTGGATAAAGCTATGCCGTTTATTTGGGTGGGGGCAGCTATTGTTATGTTAGGTCTGGTTATGGGCTTTTACTGGCAGCATCGGCGGATCTGGCTTCGTATTGACGATGGCCTCCTGACTCTAGGTGCGCATACGAACAAAAACTGGTTCGGGATTCGACGAGAAGTCTGTACGGTGTTGCAAAAAGTGAATTTGGAAGTGGACGAAAAGTCCTTGGAAAACGGAGGGAATCAAGCATGA
- the resA gene encoding thiol-disulfide oxidoreductase ResA — MGKSRRKIQVIILLVIVILGGYAIVSNVLGSNGKPDIGEKVPDFNLLGLDGNVHNLDEYKDKALVINFWGTWCEPCVEEMPALQAQYEKWKDKDVVVIGINAGEDRMSVENFVKQVNVSFPVLLDPNKEAVQNYGISPLPTTLFVSANGKVNNIHIGQLDLSTLDTQIEQLVRSQ; from the coding sequence ATGGGGAAATCCAGAAGAAAAATCCAAGTCATTATCCTCCTTGTAATTGTTATACTCGGAGGATATGCTATTGTCTCGAATGTTTTGGGGTCAAATGGCAAGCCCGATATAGGTGAAAAAGTACCGGACTTCAATTTACTTGGACTAGATGGCAACGTGCATAATCTGGACGAATACAAAGATAAAGCATTAGTTATTAATTTTTGGGGCACATGGTGTGAGCCGTGTGTTGAAGAAATGCCTGCATTGCAAGCCCAATACGAGAAGTGGAAAGACAAGGATGTGGTTGTTATCGGTATTAATGCTGGAGAAGACCGAATGTCTGTTGAGAATTTTGTGAAGCAGGTGAATGTTAGTTTCCCCGTGTTACTTGATCCCAACAAAGAAGCGGTTCAGAATTACGGTATTTCGCCCCTTCCGACCACACTTTTTGTATCGGCTAATGGTAAGGTGAATAACATCCATATAGGGCAGTTGGATCTTAGTACGCTAGATACTCAGATTGAACAGTTGGTGAGATCACAATGA
- a CDS encoding CPBP family intramembrane glutamic endopeptidase — MRKIKFKIPKIKIKQVTADQLTERLLLLNLYITQGLTLFIGLIWLLFQKRNPFELFSLPKNESFVAWGLGLAAIMLAVDFLVSRIMPEESMDDGGINQLLFGNRPIWHIICIAAIVAVCEELLFRGAIQYAIGPYWTSIIFAVIHIRYLKHWIPTGWVFLSSYGLGYIYIQSGTLLAPIVCHFVIDCISGFVIRFRREAS; from the coding sequence ATGAGAAAAATCAAATTCAAAATTCCGAAAATTAAGATCAAACAGGTTACTGCAGACCAGTTAACGGAGCGGTTGCTCCTGCTCAATTTATATATTACTCAGGGCCTTACATTGTTTATCGGTCTAATTTGGTTATTATTTCAGAAGAGAAACCCTTTCGAACTATTTTCTTTACCTAAAAATGAAAGTTTTGTGGCATGGGGGCTTGGTTTGGCAGCTATAATGCTTGCTGTTGATTTCTTGGTGTCTAGAATTATGCCTGAGGAAAGCATGGATGATGGGGGGATAAACCAGCTATTATTTGGGAATCGACCCATCTGGCATATCATTTGTATTGCAGCCATAGTTGCCGTATGTGAGGAGTTGTTATTTAGAGGGGCTATTCAATATGCTATTGGTCCTTATTGGACTAGTATTATATTCGCAGTCATTCATATTCGTTATTTGAAGCATTGGATTCCTACAGGATGGGTTTTTCTTAGCAGCTACGGTTTGGGTTATATTTATATACAATCTGGAACGTTGCTTGCTCCGATTGTGTGTCATTTCGTTATTGATTGTATATCTGGATTTGTGATTCGTTTTCGGAGGGAAGCATCATGA
- a CDS encoding response regulator transcription factor: protein MSEHVNRILVVDDEERIRRLLKMYLEKEGYEVDEAEDGEIALYKATTNEYGLIVLDLMLPGIDGAEVCSRLRQVKSTPVLMLTAKGEEINRVQGFEVGADDYVVKPFSPREVIYRVKAILRRSSATAYLSKESNSSNNIVFPYLIIEHDAHRVTASGEEVSLTPKEYELLHYLAISPDKVFSREELLKDVWNYEFFGDLRTVDTHVKRLREKLNKVSPESAAMITTVWGVGYKLEVAK, encoded by the coding sequence ATGTCGGAGCATGTGAACCGAATACTAGTAGTGGACGATGAAGAACGAATTCGCCGCTTGCTCAAAATGTACTTGGAAAAAGAGGGCTATGAGGTTGATGAAGCTGAAGATGGGGAAATCGCACTTTATAAGGCAACAACCAACGAATATGGATTGATTGTGTTGGATCTGATGCTGCCTGGTATAGACGGGGCAGAGGTGTGTTCCCGGCTTAGACAAGTGAAATCAACTCCGGTGTTGATGTTGACAGCAAAAGGAGAAGAAATTAACCGAGTACAAGGGTTTGAAGTTGGAGCTGATGATTATGTCGTGAAGCCTTTTAGCCCACGGGAAGTCATCTATCGTGTAAAAGCGATTTTACGTCGCTCATCTGCAACGGCATACTTATCTAAAGAGAGTAATTCAAGTAACAATATTGTATTTCCGTATTTAATTATCGAACATGATGCACACAGAGTAACAGCAAGTGGTGAGGAAGTCAGTCTGACACCTAAAGAATATGAATTACTTCATTATTTGGCGATTTCACCGGATAAGGTATTCTCTAGGGAAGAGCTTCTAAAGGATGTATGGAACTATGAGTTCTTTGGGGATCTACGCACGGTGGATACCCATGTGAAGCGTCTACGTGAGAAATTGAATAAAGTGTCTCCGGAATCAGCTGCTATGATTACTACTGTATGGGGTGTAGGCTATAAATTAGAGGTCGCGAAGTAA
- a CDS encoding ATP-binding protein — protein MNFWRSLVGKLWITIICLVACVLIILGLFLLPYIDTNFTNSADIKRLFTYTCIIGFSMTTFFALFLLTKITQPMKKLILAADAIRQGEYGTRLSLVTSDEIGELANTFNHMAAELEDNIRNLNQEKEHLASVLRSMSDAVITFDNSGKVILTNPPGQNVIEMWKDIDWDYQSKSVEGRMNEVPWPLLELFNMTLKGSGDSSSQVHVKHGVWSVHMTPLYSDNHIRGAVAVMRDVTEQVKLEKMRTDFVANVSHEIRTPLSMMQGYSEALLDGMAASPEESQELIQVIHDESLRMGRLVKDLLILARMDSGHTDGAMGKLDLDEFLERMYRKFSVLSKEYGIELHYKKRSDNLILESADEDKLEQVLTNLLDNAFHHTPSGKSVYIIAERIQKEAVGTLQLQIIDEGVGIPKEDLPFIFERFYKADKARVRGQSGGTGLGLSIVKNIVDFHKGSIKVASEVGEGTSFTVKLPVEYRK, from the coding sequence GTGAACTTCTGGAGATCACTTGTCGGTAAGTTGTGGATTACAATCATTTGTCTCGTTGCGTGTGTGCTTATTATATTAGGATTGTTTCTACTTCCGTATATAGACACGAATTTTACGAATTCCGCTGATATTAAACGTTTATTTACATACACCTGTATCATTGGTTTTTCTATGACCACTTTTTTTGCGTTGTTCCTATTAACCAAGATTACGCAGCCGATGAAGAAATTAATTTTGGCGGCCGATGCTATCCGTCAAGGCGAATATGGGACAAGGCTATCGTTGGTTACTAGCGATGAGATCGGTGAGCTGGCTAATACGTTCAACCATATGGCAGCGGAGCTGGAAGATAACATTCGTAACCTCAACCAAGAGAAGGAACATCTGGCAAGCGTATTGCGAAGTATGAGTGATGCTGTGATTACCTTTGATAACTCAGGAAAGGTCATATTGACGAATCCTCCAGGTCAGAACGTCATAGAGATGTGGAAAGATATAGATTGGGATTATCAATCTAAATCTGTAGAGGGGCGTATGAATGAGGTGCCATGGCCTTTACTTGAGTTATTTAATATGACGCTGAAGGGCAGTGGAGATTCGAGCTCACAAGTGCATGTTAAGCATGGGGTATGGTCTGTGCATATGACGCCTTTGTATTCGGATAATCACATACGCGGGGCAGTAGCTGTGATGCGAGATGTGACGGAACAAGTAAAGTTAGAGAAGATGAGAACGGACTTTGTAGCAAACGTTTCGCATGAGATTAGAACACCTTTATCTATGATGCAAGGCTATAGTGAGGCTTTGTTAGATGGTATGGCTGCTTCTCCAGAAGAAAGCCAAGAGTTAATTCAAGTTATCCATGATGAATCATTGCGAATGGGACGACTTGTTAAAGATTTGTTGATTTTGGCAAGAATGGATTCTGGACATACAGATGGAGCTATGGGTAAGCTTGATCTCGATGAGTTCCTTGAGCGGATGTATCGGAAATTCTCTGTCCTTTCTAAAGAATATGGTATTGAGCTACATTATAAGAAGCGCTCTGATAACCTGATACTTGAATCTGCGGATGAAGACAAGTTGGAACAGGTACTGACGAACTTACTTGATAATGCTTTCCACCATACCCCTAGCGGTAAAAGTGTATATATCATAGCTGAACGAATTCAGAAAGAAGCTGTGGGAACACTTCAGCTACAAATTATCGATGAAGGCGTCGGAATACCGAAAGAAGATTTGCCGTTTATTTTTGAAAGATTCTATAAGGCTGATAAGGCAAGGGTGCGCGGACAGTCTGGTGGAACAGGCTTAGGTCTTTCTATTGTCAAAAATATCGTCGATTTCCATAAAGGCAGTATTAAAGTGGCTAGTGAAGTTGGTGAAGGAACTTCATTCACCGTGAAGTTACCTGTCGAATATCGGAAATAA
- the ccsA gene encoding cytochrome c biogenesis protein CcsA, with product MNLLDISTKFFMISFFIYCVAFMLYGLAVMGRNWRNRDSEKHTQKWGKIAFVVTSLGLVAQLVYFFTRWKGAGHTPVSNMFEFMAFLSMMIIVAFTVVYMIYKKTLLGLFAVPIAVIIMAYAAVFPQEVQPLIPSLQSYWLKVHVTMAALGQSFFAIGSAAGFMYLLRTVDFSSKSKLDRRQQRGVEFTLFSIVILIGFITAVFAFRLGGYEAVFTQEKAAQGAQTTATVAKVEYNLPPIVAPHDSKVESYQSFLGMSKPLFDAPSWMNGINAGKKLNSVIWSLIAGTILYALIRLILRKPLGEVIHPLLKGIAPDDLDEIAYRAIAIGFPIYTLGALIFAMVWAQIAWGRFWGWDPKEVWALITWLFYSVYLHLRLSRGWQGRKSAWLAVLGFIVVMFTLVGINLVVAGLHSYAGTN from the coding sequence ATGAATTTATTGGATATAAGCACTAAATTTTTTATGATCTCATTCTTTATTTATTGTGTGGCTTTTATGTTGTATGGCTTAGCAGTCATGGGACGGAATTGGAGAAATCGTGATTCTGAGAAGCACACCCAAAAGTGGGGGAAAATTGCTTTTGTTGTAACTTCTCTTGGGTTGGTAGCCCAGTTAGTCTATTTCTTTACCCGTTGGAAGGGTGCAGGTCACACGCCTGTTAGTAACATGTTCGAATTCATGGCCTTCCTGTCCATGATGATTATCGTGGCATTTACGGTTGTGTACATGATTTATAAGAAGACACTACTGGGACTCTTCGCTGTTCCTATTGCTGTGATTATTATGGCATATGCAGCGGTCTTCCCTCAGGAAGTACAACCTCTTATACCATCACTTCAATCTTATTGGTTGAAAGTTCACGTGACCATGGCGGCGTTAGGCCAATCCTTCTTTGCCATCGGTTCTGCCGCAGGTTTTATGTATCTTTTACGTACTGTGGATTTCTCTAGCAAGAGTAAATTGGATCGACGTCAACAACGTGGTGTAGAGTTCACTCTATTCTCCATCGTCATTCTTATTGGATTTATTACGGCGGTATTTGCTTTCCGTCTTGGGGGATATGAAGCCGTATTCACTCAAGAAAAAGCTGCGCAAGGAGCGCAGACCACAGCTACTGTTGCCAAGGTAGAGTATAATTTACCTCCTATTGTAGCTCCGCATGATAGTAAAGTAGAAAGCTATCAATCATTCTTAGGAATGAGCAAGCCTTTGTTCGATGCTCCATCTTGGATGAACGGCATTAATGCAGGTAAGAAGTTAAATTCAGTGATATGGTCACTTATTGCAGGAACAATTCTATATGCTCTTATTCGACTTATTCTTAGGAAACCTCTTGGTGAGGTAATTCATCCTTTACTAAAAGGAATAGCTCCAGATGATTTAGATGAAATCGCTTATAGAGCAATAGCCATTGGTTTCCCTATTTATACATTAGGTGCACTGATATTCGCGATGGTGTGGGCACAGATTGCATGGGGACGCTTCTGGGGATGGGACCCCAAAGAAGTATGGGCACTTATTACATGGCTCTTCTATAGCGTATACTTACACTTAAGATTATCCCGTGGCTGGCAAGGTCGTAAATCAGCTTGGCTTGCAGTATTAGGCTTCATCGTGGTAATGTTTACTCTTGTAGGTATTAATCTAGTCGTTGCTGGACTGCACTCTTATGCAGGTACAAATTAG
- the serA gene encoding phosphoglycerate dehydrogenase encodes MFKVLVSDPISDLGIQQLMDASDVTVVKQTGLSEDELVAIIGEYDALLVRSQTRVTERIMTAGTNLKVIGRAGVGVDNIDLEAATKRGIIVINAPDGNTITTCEHTFAMMMALARHIPQAYAKTINGTWDRKTFIGVELNNKTLGVMGMGRIGSEVAKRAKAFGMNILAYDPFLNEERAEKMEVKLASVDDIVRGADFITVHTPLTPETRHMISRPQFEVMKKGMRIVNCARGGVVDEYALVEAINEGIVAGAAFDVFEHEPPQADHPFLSHPQIIVTPHLGASTIEAQENVAIDVSGEVLHILRNEPFKNAVNIPPVAPSVMNKLQPYFSLGEKLGRFAAQVTTQAVSEIQVDYAGDLSDVDTAPLTRYIVKGVLSHHLGSEVNIVNCTHLAKTRDVNVVVSKAPKTKGFTNLISVTLKTKNNQDSLIAGTLLQGYGERIVLLDKFPVDIAPAGHQILISHNDKAGTIGKVGTLLGQNDVNIASMQVGRKIVGGEAIMILTVDKEVPKNVLIQLAAVQEINTAIEIVLD; translated from the coding sequence ATGTTTAAAGTATTGGTATCGGATCCGATCAGTGATCTTGGAATTCAGCAATTAATGGATGCAAGTGATGTAACGGTAGTAAAACAGACAGGTCTTAGCGAAGATGAATTGGTAGCTATCATCGGCGAGTACGACGCATTGTTAGTACGCAGTCAGACGCGTGTAACTGAACGCATCATGACAGCTGGAACCAACCTTAAGGTAATTGGACGTGCCGGTGTTGGCGTGGATAATATCGATCTTGAAGCAGCTACGAAGCGCGGAATTATCGTCATTAATGCACCTGATGGCAACACCATTACGACATGTGAACACACTTTTGCAATGATGATGGCTCTAGCTCGACATATTCCACAAGCGTATGCCAAGACTATTAATGGAACATGGGATCGCAAAACTTTCATCGGTGTTGAACTCAACAACAAAACGTTAGGTGTTATGGGGATGGGACGGATCGGTAGCGAGGTTGCAAAACGAGCTAAAGCGTTCGGAATGAATATTCTTGCTTATGACCCCTTCCTAAATGAAGAACGTGCTGAGAAAATGGAAGTGAAACTAGCATCTGTGGATGATATCGTTAGAGGTGCGGACTTTATTACCGTTCACACACCATTGACACCTGAGACTCGCCATATGATTTCTCGTCCACAATTCGAAGTCATGAAAAAAGGAATGCGTATTGTCAACTGTGCCCGCGGGGGTGTAGTCGATGAGTATGCCCTAGTTGAAGCGATTAATGAAGGTATTGTGGCTGGAGCTGCTTTTGACGTATTCGAACATGAGCCACCACAAGCAGACCATCCTTTCTTAAGTCATCCACAAATTATTGTTACACCTCACTTAGGTGCATCGACAATCGAAGCTCAAGAGAATGTAGCTATTGATGTATCTGGGGAAGTATTACACATCTTACGAAATGAACCGTTTAAAAATGCAGTGAATATTCCTCCAGTAGCTCCAAGTGTCATGAACAAGCTACAACCATATTTCTCACTTGGTGAGAAGCTTGGTCGCTTTGCTGCTCAAGTAACTACTCAAGCTGTAAGTGAGATCCAAGTCGATTATGCTGGTGATCTCTCCGATGTAGATACAGCACCACTTACTCGTTATATCGTAAAAGGTGTACTTTCACATCACCTCGGCAGCGAAGTTAATATCGTCAACTGTACACACCTTGCGAAAACTCGTGATGTGAATGTGGTTGTATCCAAAGCACCAAAAACAAAAGGCTTCACGAACCTGATCTCCGTCACTTTAAAAACAAAGAACAATCAAGATTCCCTCATTGCAGGAACATTACTACAAGGTTACGGAGAACGCATCGTCTTGTTAGATAAGTTCCCAGTTGATATTGCACCAGCAGGACATCAAATTCTAATATCTCACAATGATAAAGCAGGTACCATTGGTAAGGTAGGTACGCTTCTAGGACAAAATGATGTCAACATCGCATCCATGCAAGTAGGACGCAAAATTGTTGGCGGTGAGGCGATCATGATTCTTACAGTAGACAAAGAAGTACCTAAGAATGTGTTGATTCAACTAGCAGCGGTACAAGAAATTAATACCGCTATAGAAATTGTATTAGATTAA